A stretch of Arachis hypogaea cultivar Tifrunner chromosome 15, arahy.Tifrunner.gnm2.J5K5, whole genome shotgun sequence DNA encodes these proteins:
- the LOC112750575 gene encoding caffeoylshikimate esterase encodes MIPTTQINKPVNHSHSNMNLSLTFRFRSEILSQLHFTPISPIKHPLKKQELHFSTNHKGSKPINRKLTVTAKKASIEGVSEELNSIASYNLDFAYSRRKVRAAFIEVHQQLDHCLFKNAPEGIRTEEWYERNSRGLEIFCKSWLPRPGVPIKASVCFCHGYGDTCTFFFEGIARRIASSGYGVYAMDYPGFGLSEGLHGYIPNFDDLVDDVIEHYRRIKERPELRELPRFILGQSMGGAVSIKVHLKEPNNWDGMILVAPMCKIADDVMPSDAVMKVLTLLSKVMPKAKLFPNQDLAELAFREPSKRKLAVYNVICYDDNPRLKTGMELLRTTKEIESQVQKVSAPLLVIHGGDDKVTDPLVSRFLYESASSKDKTLKIYEGGYHCILEGEPDERIFAVHDDIVSWLNSRCSTK; translated from the exons ATGATCCCAACAACACAAATTAACAAACCCGTGAATCACTCTCATTCCAACATGAATCTCTCTCTGACTTTCAGATTCCGGTCAGAGATCCTTTCACAACTTCATTTCACACCGATATCTCCGATCAAGCACCCCTTAAAGAAGCAAGAACTTCACTTTTCAACCAACCACAAGGGATCAAAACCCATTAACAGAAAACTCACGGTTACAGCAAAGAAAGCATCCATTGAAGGTGTGAGTGAAGAGTTAAACTCCATAGCTTCTTATAATCTTGACTTCGCTTACTCGCGCAGAAAGGTCCGTGCAGCCTTCATTGAAGTTCATCAGCAGCTGGATCACTGCTTGTTCAAG AATGCTCCTGAAGGGATCAGAACCGAAGAG TGGTACGAGAGGAATTCTAGGGGATTGGAAATTTTCTGTAAGAGCTGGTTGCCACGGCCAGGGGTTCCGATTAAGGCCTCTGTATGTTTCTGCCACGGATATGGCGATACTTGCACCTTCTTCTTTGAAG GTATAGCCAGGAGAATTGCATCATCGGGATATGGTGTTTATGCTATGGACTATCCAGGTTTTGGCCTTTCAGAAGGATTACATGGATACATACCAAATTTTGATGATTTAGTTGATGATGTTATCGAGCATTATAGAAGAATTAAAG AAAGGCCTGAGCTGAGAGAGTTGCCTCGCTTTATATTGGGGCAGTCAATGGGAGGAGCAGTTTCTATTAAAGTTCATTTGAAGGAGCCAAATAATTGGGATGGAATGATCCTTGTAGCACCAATGTGTAAA ATTGCAGATGATGTGATGCCATCTGATGCAGTTATGAAGGTATTAACTCTTTTATCGAAGGTGATGCCAAAAGCAAAACTGTTCCCAAACCAAGATCTAGCAGAGCTTGCCTTCAGGGAACCAAGCAAAAGAAAATTG GCTGTTTACAATGTCATTTGTTATGATGATAATCCGCGACTGAAAACCGGTATGGAGCTTTTACGAACCACAAAAGAAATTGAATCACAAGTACAGAAG GTTTCGGCTCCATTATTGGTTATTCATGGAGGAGATGATAAGGTGACGGATCCATTGGTGAGCCGGTTTCTTTATGAGAGTGCGTCTAGCAAGGATAAGACTCTAAAGATTTATGAAGGTGGTTATCACTGCATTCTAGAAGGTGAACCTGATGAGAGAATTTTTGCTGTACATGATGACATTGTGTCTTGGCTTAATTCTAGGTGTTCAACTAAGTGA